The following are from one region of the Cottoperca gobio chromosome 13, fCotGob3.1, whole genome shotgun sequence genome:
- the gvin1l2 gene encoding interferon-induced very large GTPase 1 produces MVQNETGDRGTNNTDNHYAKTTSCITCVKGPWYNMSLSEPIDTQYSKTVLKLKQNLFGALKKCAAKSETTGLPEFMSRLCAVWDAVKAESFSISLQNTDIALAFSLLCTELYQWEGSFLEHMESWLKGATKKIFDTKAKALDPAIQNGLLSELKDEAREEVKTEVDKLRSKVESYLMKDNVLKMNTFKPILMSNMDNLQEQVTKEMVQRLGTVNESHCFSTQLERFDTVLEKEQESKLHALVENSKSTKVLLQDTELEEAFEGEWSKILSNFDFRSSETDDITARVTDILKNNLINCGLQKHMKKLEYISQNQKSSFQVNDEHFGYRSRLKHMFEDNNRLQRLEAQQVACNIIEGYNQFVADTSSLPADFSDSYITKLLENVEKALKEKPMEIRSAFEVDLKVYLCSAACQDFQKLHDRYAKDSELLKNITATKSTYMAKFIYQFRKRDQCQRVAQAFTSMVIRPTVLDYIYRPLGMQIVKSIQDKAQQYQSPHAFHQSLLEELVKEDHFESFLEYLLNYDNFRVKKIQETVVDHLSESTNLDKWRQQRLGEIVGKIAAAVSQTAEGTNGVLSDTKPLLERVCLILERDGDVDVRARASLDRPFFSITTEWDRFVTCLMELLAAMRLELAQEFSQNVEITQLLQCLPIQPQDALFNRVKGCDQQCPICRAPCELQEIGHKVHKALFHRPKDMLPHDSGSLCCIRNPETMTEGNPDMSKDTQDMSVACRGLHYLYPDWSISSEDPDSQMPSAYWRYVLARFNERFAKEYEQEPSKIPEEWKEITEEEALYSLKEALLTGQC; encoded by the exons ATGGTTCAGAATGAGACTGGAGACAGAGGAACTAATAATACTGATAACCATTATGCAAAGACCACAAGCTGTATCACCTGTGTCAAAGGGCCTTGGTACAATATGTCCCTCTCTGAACCAATTGATACACAGTATAGTAAAACTGTGTTAAAGCTTAAGCAAAACCTGTTTGGGGCATTGAAGAAGTGTGCAGCAAAGTCTGAAACCACAGGTCTGCCTGAATTTATGAGCCGTTTGTGTGCTGTTTGGGATGCAGTGAAAGCAGAATCATTCTCCATTAGTCTGCAAAATACTGACATAGCTTTAGCCTTCTCTTTACTGTGCACAGAGCTATACCAGTGGGAGGGGAGTTTTCTGGAACACATGGAAAGCTGGCTTAAAGGGGCAACAAAGAAAATCTTTGACACAAAGGCAAAGGCTTTAGACCCTGCAATCCAAAATGGCCTTCTGAGCGAGCTGAAGGATGAAGCCAGAGAGGAAGTCAAAACAGAGGTGGACAAACTTAGATCAAAAGTAGAGTCATATTTGATGAAAGACAATGTTCTTAAAATGAACACATTCAAGCCAATCCTTATGAGCAATATGGATAACCTTCAGGAGCAAGTAACCAAAGAGATGGTACAAAGATTGGGGACAGTCAACGAGAGCCATTGTTTTTCAACACAGTTGGAAAGATTTGACACCGTACTGGAAAAAGAACAGGAATCCAAGCTACATGCACTGGTAGAGAACAGCAAGTCAACCAAAGTTCTCCTTCAAGATACAGAACTAGAAGAGGCATTTGAGGGTGAGTGGAGTAAGATATTGTCCAACTTTGACTTCAGGTCGTCAGAAACAGATGATATTACAGCAAGAGTGACCgatattttgaaaaacaatctAATCAACTGTGGTCTccagaaacacatgaaaaaaCTTGAATACATCAGCCAAAACCAGAAATCTAGCTTCCAAGTTAATGATGAGCACTTTGGATACCGCAGCAGATTAAAGCACATGTTTGAAGACAACAACAGACTGCAGAGGTTAGAAGCTCAACAGGTAGCATGCAATATCATAGAAGGATACAATCAGTTTGTAGCAGATACATCTAGCTTACCAGCAGATTTCTCTGACAGCTACATTACAAAACTGttagaaaatgttgaaaaagcTTTGAAAGAAAAACCTATGGAAATCAGATCAGCTTTTGAAGTGGATCTGAAAGTTTATCTCTGTAGCGCTGCATGCCAAGACTTCCAAAAGCTACATGACCGCTATGCCAAGGACAGCgagcttttgaaaaatattaCTGCCACCAAGAGTACGTACATGGCAAAGTTTATCTACCAGTTCAGGAAGAGAGACCAGTGCCAGAGGGTTGCTCAAGCTTTTACCTCTATGGTTATCAGACCTACAGTGTTGGACTACATTTACAGACCACTGGGGATGCAGATTGTTAAAAGCATCCAAGATAAAGCCCAGCAGTATCAGTCCCCACATGCCTTTCATCAAAGTTTGCTGGAAGAGCTTGTAAAGGAGGACCACTTTGAAAGCTTCCTGGAATATTTGCTTAACTACGACAACTTCAGAGTGAAGAAGATCCAGGAGACAGTGGTGGATCACCTCTCTGAATCAACCAACTTGGATAAATGGAGGCAACAGAGACTTGGAGAAATAGTAGGGAAGATTGCGGCAGCAGTGAGCCAAACGGCAGAAGGTACTAATGGAGTGCTGAGTGATACAAAGCCGCTGCTGGAGAGAGTTTGCCTCATTttagagagagatggagatgtggATGTCCGGGCCAGGGCTTCTCTGGATAGACCTTTCTTCAGCATCACCACAGAATGGGATCGCTTTGTCACATGTCTAATGGAGTTACTGGCTGCAATGCGCTTGGAACTAGCCCAAGAGTTCTCCCAAAATGTGGAGATCACCCAACTTCTTCAGTGCCTTCCCATTCAGCCCCAAGACGCTCTCTTTAATAGAGTGAAAGGCTGTGACCAGCAATGTCCTATCTGCAGAGCCCCTTGTGAGCTGCAGGAGATAGGGCATAAGGTTCACAAGGCTCTGTTCCACAGACCCAAAGACATGTTGCCCCATGACTCCGGTTCTCTGTGCTGTATCAGAAACCCTGAAACCATGACCGAGGGAAACCCAGACATGAGCAAAGACACACAAGACATGTCTGTAGCATGCAGGGGCCTTCATTACCTCTACCCAGACTGGAGCATCTCTTCAGAGGACCCAGACAGCCAGATGCCCAGTGCTTATTGGAG GTATGTGTTGGCGAGGTTCAATGAGAGGTTTGCAAAGGAATACGAGCAGGAGCCATCAAAGATTCCTGAGGAGTGGAAGGAGATTACTGAGGAAGAGGCACTGTACAGTCTGAAGGAGGCCCTCCTCACTGGACAATGCTGA